In the Cylindrospermopsis raciborskii Cr2010 genome, TTTTTAAAAAATATGATGTTAGTTTCAGTCTGGGAGATTCCCTACGTCCTGGATGTACCCATGACGCATCCGATGCAGCTCAATTAGCAGAGTTGAAAACCCTAGGACAACTCACTCGCAAAGCATGGGAACATGATGTGCAAGTGATGGTGGAAGGTCCCGGTCATGTTCCTATGGATCAGATTGAGTTTAATGTCCGTAAACAAATGGAGGAATGCTCAGAGGCTCCTTTCTATGTCCTTGGTCCCTTGGTAACTGATATTGCACCCGGTTATGACCATATCACTTCTGCTATTGGTGCTGCTATGGCAGGATGGTATGGCACAGCTATGTTGTGTTATGTAACTCCTAAGGAACATTTGGGTTTACCTAATGCTGAAGATGTGCGAAATGGTTTGATCGCTTATAAAATTGCCGCCCATGCAGCAGATATTGGTAGACATCGTCCCGGTGCTAGAGATAGGGATGATGAGCTTTCTAAGGCTAGATACAATTTTGATTGGAATCGTCAATTTGAGTTGTCTTTAGACCCAGAGCGAGCTCGAGAATATCATGATGAAACTCTGCCAGAGGAAGTTTATAAACAAGCAGAGTTCTGCTCTATGTGTGGTCCTAAGTTCTGTCCTATGCAAACTAAGGTGGATGCTGATGCGATCGCAGAACTGGAGCAGTTTCTAGCGAAGGAACCTGTGGGTCAAGTCTAAGTCCGAACTCACAGATTGTGGCAGGCATTCTACCTGCTACAATTCCTACTGTCACATCTCTAACAGAATTTTCAAAACTCCTTTGGTCTGGGCTTTTTTAAAAGCGGCTAAACCCTCATTTAGGGGATAAGTTCCATGAACTAAATATGTTACATCTATCTGGTTTGTGGCTAATAGTTCCAGTGCTGGAGTAAATGCTCCACAACGAGAACCTACTAGGGTAATTTCATCAACTACTAGAGCAGAAGCATCCAAACTTAAATTTCCTGCGTAGGTACTTTTTAAAACCAATATACCTCTGGGACGTAAAGCTCGACGTGCAACCGCAAATCCTTCCGCATTTCCTGTACAGTCAATGGCAATATCAAAGTATCTATCTTCTACCATATTGACTAAACCAGTTTTAATGTTTCTAGAAGAAAGATTGGCTAGTTTTTCTTGGTGTCTTCCTACAACCAACAAATCACAACCGGTTAAGGCTAAGGTCTGACCTATCAATTGTCCCAATTTGCCATCACCCACCACTAAAACTCTCTGTTGGGGAGTGATTTTAACCTGGGCTTGAATTTGTAAAGCTGCTGCTATAGGTTCAGTAAAAGTTGCTGCATCGGTGGTGACCTGCGGGGGTACAAGATGTATATTTTTTTCTGGTAGAGACAAATATTCCGCAAATGCACCATGACGATTCACAATCCCTAACACCGTGCGATTTTCACAATGGGTGGGTTTCCCCTCCAAACAAAAACGACAATAACCACATGCAGCATTAATTTCGCCCACCACCCGTTGATTGATTAAATGGTTTGGCCCTGTTTGCACCACTCCCACAAACTCATGTCCTAATATACCATTGTAGGGATAATATCCCCTGATTAACTCCAGATCGGTATTACAAATACCCGCACGTAAAACTTTAAGTAAAACTTCTCCCTCTGGTGGTTCAGGAATGGGCAAGTCTGTTCTCAGTTGTAATTGATTGTTTTCTAACCAAATTCCTTTCATAGCTATTTTAGAGTGTATAGGTTTTTTATATTTTTTTGGGTTTTAATATTATTGACCTACTTTGGATTTAAACTCAGCCACGAAGGGACTAAAAGTAGATTCAACTTTTGTATCACTAATGACTAATGTGGGAAAAGAGCGATCGCCATAATCTAGACCTGACAATAGGGGGAAAGGAGCATCTTTCAGAGATATCCAAGTACCACCAGCAGCCTGTAAAATTACCCAAGCGCCAGCAATATCCCATACTTTAGGGGTGGCTTCCATACCTGCCAAAACTGCTCCGCTAGAGACAGTTAAAAAATTATAACTAGCAACCCCCAACATTCTTAACTTACAAGGAAAACCCGGTCGAATTATGCCCGTACTCCGAGAACAAAGATTAAAAAAGTGATTACTAGTGGCTTCTTCCTTGCTGGTATGAATAGGATGATTATTTAAAAACGCCCCCACTGGCGTTTGTAACCCGGAATCTCCAGACCAAAAACCATGAAATCTTTGATTTAGGGGTGGGACAAAAACATAACCAAAAATGGGAGTTCCTCGGTAAAGTAAACCCAGGGAAATTGACCAAATGGGAATACCCCTGGTAAAATTAGTGGTACCATCTAAAGGGTCAATTACCCAACACCACTCTGTATGGGGGAAAACATGATCACCCTCTTCGCTTAAAATGCCATAACCAGTAAAATTGGCAGCGATCGCATCTCTAATTGCTTGGTCGGCCCACTGATCAGATTGGGTTACCAAACTACCATCAGCCTTTTGAGAAGCGTGAACCTTGCCAAAGTCGCGCATTAATTGTTTTCCCACTTCGCTGGTTATGTCTTGGGAAAAATCTAAAATTGTGTTCCAAAAATCATTCATTGGTTAGTCTAATTCACTTTCCAACACGGAAGCCAAAACTTGTTTGCTATTCTGTTGAAATTCTACCACATTCACACGACGCAACAACCAAATTGCCAATAGCATTCCTATGGCTTGGAGTGCGAACACCATCCCGTAGGCCAACATGGGAGATGTAAATACTAATTTCCCCAAATTTAACACAGTACCACCTAAAACCGTTGCCATACCTCTAGCCATAGCCTGAGATAGACCCCAAGCTCCAACAAAGGTTCCAGCGGTTTCTGCTGCTGTTAAGTCTAACATCAAATTAGTAGCACCTGTTGTAATTACACCAGAGGCTAAACCAAAAAAGAATAAACTGCCCATTAATAGTCCAGAGTTTTGACTGAACCCTGCCATAATAATCAAGCAAAAACTCATGGCAGCACCAATACAACCAGTTTTAGTAGTTTGTTTTTTGCCTAATCGAGGTATAAGTAAAAATCCAGTGGAGCCAATACCCAGAAGAGTCCCTATACCAAAGGGAATATTTAATCTGGTGGTTTCGGAAATACACATTCCAAAAACTTCTCCACCATAGGGTTCCAGAATTGAGTCCTGCATAAAAATACTTAGGGTCAATACCATTAAAAACCCAAAAAATATACCTGTTTGCCGATTGGCTGTGAGAATTTTTAGTGCCTTACCCAAGGTAATTTGGTCTTCCCTTTCCACCATATTGCCACGTATTCCGTAGCGAGAATATTTTTTTTCTATACCTAAGGTAGCCAGTAGGGTGAGGACAAAGACCGCCCCCGGTAAAATGATAAATACTGGGTTAATAGTTGTTTGTAACTTGCTAATATCCACCAACTTATTCATCTGGGATGGATCGTATGCTAACAAGGCAGTTCCGCAAATTTCCGGTCTTTCTAACAATCTAGAACTGATACTAGCCCCAATGACAATTCCCATCATTAACATGGACCAAACAACGGCAATTAGTTTGGGGCGGTCATCTTCATCAGTAATATCCACTAAAAGAGCAGTAAACGGGGTAGAGCTGGCACTCAACGCTAACCCATACATACCAAATATCAAAGCTAATAGCGCTGACCAGCCATAGGTTTGTAGACTCCAACCGGTATTTTGCAAACTGGTTCCCAATTGCCACACTACTTGTAAAGCTACAAAGGAAATGCTAGTAAATAGAGCTGCTCCAATCCAAACATATCCAGACCGATGATATCCAAAAATCTTCTGACTATCAGATTTTTGACCAAACCAAATTCTAGCTGGACTGACGAATTGGTGCATTGCGATCGCTCCTGCTGCAATAAAGGGCAAAACCGTTAATTCATCAATCATGACTCGATTCAATACGCCCAATGTCAAAAGGGACATAATACCCAGACCCATCTGAAACAAGCCCAACCTCAGCATAGTCAGGAAACTTATCTTGGGGACATTAATAGGGTCTTGAGATATGCTAAGAATATGGTCTGTCATAATTTGTTTAAAGGTAAAGTTATTTGCAGCATAGGTGAGCCAGAACGCTTATCTGGCTCAAGCTATAACCTAGATTGTGACCCTAATTGCTGGGACTAACCGATGGTTCCCGACGTCTCAATTTGGGTTTGGGTGTGGGTCTGCTGTCATCACCATAGTCAGATTTAGACCAAGAACGACTACGACCTGCTCCATTACCATCACTACTCTCACGTCGTTTATTGATTTTTGGCTTGGGTGTAGGCTCTTCCACGGGAATATCTACTCCATTTTGTAACCAAGCAGGACGGGTTTGGTCATAAGCCAATTGTAAAGCTGCCGCTGCAATAGCTTGGGCATCATATTTTTCCGTCAATTCACTAATTATAGGAAGGAAGGAGGCTAATCTTTCGCCAGCGAGAGCTTCCGAAACCTGCTCTTTCAACTTCTGAATATGTTTAGCCTCAATTTGGGCTCTGGTAGGAATTGACAATACTTGCCAGTTTTGGCGATTATGACGTTCAAAAGCCTGCTGCTTTCTTCTTTCAAAGGGTTGAACCAGTGATATTGCTATTCCTTCTTTACCAGCACGTCCCGTTCTCCCAATCCGGTGCACGTAGGTTTCTACGCTATCTGGTAGGTCGAAGTTAATCACGTGGGAAAGTAGGTCAACATCTAACCCCCGCGCAGCAATATCTGTTGCTACTACCCATCGTACTTGACGATTGCGGAACCGGGTTAATAATCTTTCCCTAGCTTGTTGAGACAAATCTCCGTGGTATTCATCTACACTGTGACCAGCGGACTGCAATTGATTTGTCAGCTCCGCAGCAGTACGACGAGTACGCACGAAAATCAAGGCTGTTTCCGGATCTTCCATCTCCAGAATTGGTTGTAGGGCTTTAGCCTTAGTCCAGTGTCTGGGTATTAAATAGGCTACTTGATTAATTTTAGTCGGTGTAGCTTTGGGTTGCTCCACTGTTACTGTGACGGGAGAATTGAGAAACTTATTCACCAATTGGCGAATAGAGGGGGGCATGGTAGCTGAAAAAAGCGCAGTTTGACGATCCTGGGGTGCTTGGGAGAGAATTTTGATCACATCATCAATAAATCCCATGCTTAACATTTCGTCCGCTTCGTCTAAAACAAACCATTTCACTTGGTCAAGTTTTAAACTACCGCGTTCCAAGAGGTCAATTACCCTTCCTGGAGTCCCCACTACTACATGTACGCCCCGTTTTAATTGGATCATTTGTCGGTCAATGGATTGACCACCATAAATGGCTAATACTCGCAGCTCACTATCACCCATAAACTGGGAAATGGCGTCATGAACTTGCATTGCTAATTCACGAGTGGGAGTTAACACTAAAGCCTGTACTGCTCTCTTGTTAGGATCTAGTCTCTCTAATATAGGCAAGGAAAAAGCCGCTGTTTTACCTGTACCAGTCTGAGACTGACCTACTACGTCCCTTCCCGCCAATAATTGGGGAATAGCTTGGGTCTGGATGTTGGTCGGTGTGGTAAACCCCATGTTTTCTAAGTGGGTCGCACGTTCTGGGGAAATGCCTAGTTCTTGAAAGGTAATACTACTCATTAATTCTCCTAAGTTTTATTCTGAGTTGTGGATCTCTATTTAGATCTGTATTTGGACTTGTATTTGCACTCGGTTGCTATGCCATGACTACTTCACCGTATAGATCATAAGCATCCGCAGTGGTGATTTTCACAGGCACTATTGTTCCTAAGCTGGCTTTCCCCTGAACATACACTTGACCATCTACTTCTGGGGCAAATCTGTCGGAACGTCCTATTAAATCCCCTGTTTGGGGATTTTCTTGTTCAATTAGGACATCAACTATTTTTCCCACCTGCTGCCAATTTTTGCGCAGGGAAATGGGCTGTTGTATTTCCATAAGTTG is a window encoding:
- the thiC gene encoding phosphomethylpyrimidine synthase — translated: MRSQWVAKRLGQPNVTQMYYARQGVITEEMHHVAKRENLPPELIKEEVARGRMIIPANINHTNLEPMAIGIASRCKVNANIGASPTSSNVEEELDKLRLSIKYGADTVMDLSTGGGNLDQIRTAIINASSVPIGTVPVYQALESVHGKMENFTADDFLHVIEKHAQQGVDYQTIHAGLLIEHLPLVKTRLTGIVSRGGGILAKWMLLHRKQNPLYTRFQDIIEIFKKYDVSFSLGDSLRPGCTHDASDAAQLAELKTLGQLTRKAWEHDVQVMVEGPGHVPMDQIEFNVRKQMEECSEAPFYVLGPLVTDIAPGYDHITSAIGAAMAGWYGTAMLCYVTPKEHLGLPNAEDVRNGLIAYKIAAHAADIGRHRPGARDRDDELSKARYNFDWNRQFELSLDPERAREYHDETLPEEVYKQAEFCSMCGPKFCPMQTKVDADAIAELEQFLAKEPVGQV
- a CDS encoding MDR/zinc-dependent alcohol dehydrogenase-like family protein, with protein sequence MKGIWLENNQLQLRTDLPIPEPPEGEVLLKVLRAGICNTDLELIRGYYPYNGILGHEFVGVVQTGPNHLINQRVVGEINAACGYCRFCLEGKPTHCENRTVLGIVNRHGAFAEYLSLPEKNIHLVPPQVTTDAATFTEPIAAALQIQAQVKITPQQRVLVVGDGKLGQLIGQTLALTGCDLLVVGRHQEKLANLSSRNIKTGLVNMVEDRYFDIAIDCTGNAEGFAVARRALRPRGILVLKSTYAGNLSLDASALVVDEITLVGSRCGAFTPALELLATNQIDVTYLVHGTYPLNEGLAAFKKAQTKGVLKILLEM
- a CDS encoding inositol monophosphatase family protein, which translates into the protein MNDFWNTILDFSQDITSEVGKQLMRDFGKVHASQKADGSLVTQSDQWADQAIRDAIAANFTGYGILSEEGDHVFPHTEWCWVIDPLDGTTNFTRGIPIWSISLGLLYRGTPIFGYVFVPPLNQRFHGFWSGDSGLQTPVGAFLNNHPIHTSKEEATSNHFFNLCSRSTGIIRPGFPCKLRMLGVASYNFLTVSSGAVLAGMEATPKVWDIAGAWVILQAAGGTWISLKDAPFPLLSGLDYGDRSFPTLVISDTKVESTFSPFVAEFKSKVGQ
- a CDS encoding BCD family MFS transporter; its protein translation is MTDHILSISQDPINVPKISFLTMLRLGLFQMGLGIMSLLTLGVLNRVMIDELTVLPFIAAGAIAMHQFVSPARIWFGQKSDSQKIFGYHRSGYVWIGAALFTSISFVALQVVWQLGTSLQNTGWSLQTYGWSALLALIFGMYGLALSASSTPFTALLVDITDEDDRPKLIAVVWSMLMMGIVIGASISSRLLERPEICGTALLAYDPSQMNKLVDISKLQTTINPVFIILPGAVFVLTLLATLGIEKKYSRYGIRGNMVEREDQITLGKALKILTANRQTGIFFGFLMVLTLSIFMQDSILEPYGGEVFGMCISETTRLNIPFGIGTLLGIGSTGFLLIPRLGKKQTTKTGCIGAAMSFCLIIMAGFSQNSGLLMGSLFFFGLASGVITTGATNLMLDLTAAETAGTFVGAWGLSQAMARGMATVLGGTVLNLGKLVFTSPMLAYGMVFALQAIGMLLAIWLLRRVNVVEFQQNSKQVLASVLESELD
- a CDS encoding DEAD/DEAH box helicase codes for the protein MSSITFQELGISPERATHLENMGFTTPTNIQTQAIPQLLAGRDVVGQSQTGTGKTAAFSLPILERLDPNKRAVQALVLTPTRELAMQVHDAISQFMGDSELRVLAIYGGQSIDRQMIQLKRGVHVVVGTPGRVIDLLERGSLKLDQVKWFVLDEADEMLSMGFIDDVIKILSQAPQDRQTALFSATMPPSIRQLVNKFLNSPVTVTVEQPKATPTKINQVAYLIPRHWTKAKALQPILEMEDPETALIFVRTRRTAAELTNQLQSAGHSVDEYHGDLSQQARERLLTRFRNRQVRWVVATDIAARGLDVDLLSHVINFDLPDSVETYVHRIGRTGRAGKEGIAISLVQPFERRKQQAFERHNRQNWQVLSIPTRAQIEAKHIQKLKEQVSEALAGERLASFLPIISELTEKYDAQAIAAAALQLAYDQTRPAWLQNGVDIPVEEPTPKPKINKRRESSDGNGAGRSRSWSKSDYGDDSRPTPKPKLRRREPSVSPSN